One stretch of Candidatus Baltobacteraceae bacterium DNA includes these proteins:
- the pdxS gene encoding pyridoxal 5'-phosphate synthase lyase subunit PdxS encodes MDRTGTITVKRGAAQMLKGGVIMDVTDAKQAVIAQEAGAVAVMALERVPADIRKEGGVARMSDLKKIREIMDAVTIPVMAKARIGHFAEAQVLQILGVDWVDESEVLTPADEKYHIDKEQFTIPFVCGARNLGEALRRIAEGAAMIRSKGEAGSGNIVEAVTHMRAIRDGIAELTAVPKEELVARARDIGAPLEIIREVAEKGRLPVVLFCAGGVATPADAALMMQLGAEGIFVGSGIFKSEDPARFAKAIVDATTHYSDPKIVMDAQMQIAGAGAMPGLDVRTIPQEQLMSVRGV; translated from the coding sequence GTGGATCGTACCGGTACAATCACCGTTAAGCGCGGAGCCGCGCAAATGCTCAAGGGTGGCGTCATCATGGATGTCACCGATGCGAAGCAAGCCGTAATCGCGCAAGAAGCCGGCGCCGTTGCCGTCATGGCGCTCGAACGCGTTCCCGCCGACATTCGCAAAGAAGGCGGCGTAGCACGCATGAGCGATCTGAAAAAGATTCGCGAGATCATGGATGCCGTGACGATTCCGGTCATGGCAAAAGCGCGCATCGGGCATTTCGCAGAGGCGCAAGTGCTGCAAATTCTCGGCGTCGATTGGGTCGACGAATCCGAAGTCCTCACGCCGGCCGATGAAAAGTATCACATCGACAAAGAGCAGTTCACGATTCCGTTCGTGTGTGGTGCGCGCAATCTCGGCGAAGCGCTGCGGCGTATTGCCGAAGGCGCAGCGATGATTCGCAGCAAGGGTGAAGCCGGCAGCGGCAACATCGTCGAGGCCGTGACGCACATGCGCGCGATTCGCGACGGTATCGCCGAGCTGACCGCCGTTCCAAAGGAAGAGCTCGTCGCGCGTGCGCGCGATATCGGTGCGCCGCTCGAGATCATCCGCGAGGTCGCCGAAAAAGGGCGCTTGCCCGTCGTGCTGTTTTGCGCGGGCGGTGTTGCGACGCCGGCTGATGCTGCCCTCATGATGCAGCTCGGCGCCGAAGGCATCTTTGTCGGCAGCGGCATCTTTAAGTCGGAAGACCCGGCGAGATTTGCCAAAGCCATCGTCGATGCAACCACGCACTATAGCGATCCGAAGATCGTGATGGACGCGCAGATGCAAATCGCAGGCGCCGGAGCAATGCCCGGACTTGACGTCCGCACGATCCCGCAAGAGCAACTGATGTCGGTGCGGGGCGTCTGA
- a CDS encoding UbiX family flavin prenyltransferase, with protein MRRIIVGVSGASGSAYAFALMRALNATGDIETHLVLSKQAPLTIAIEMPGKNVSDLEQLADVVHRESDLAASISSGSFKTDGMVVIPCSIKTASSIAYSFNDNLIARAADVCLKERRKLVLVVRETPLHLGHLRTLTQLAEIGAIILPPVPGMYAQPQSVDDILNHTVGKVLDQLAIENELFTRWR; from the coding sequence GTGCGCAGGATAATCGTCGGCGTCTCGGGAGCAAGCGGCAGCGCGTATGCGTTCGCGTTGATGCGCGCGCTGAACGCGACCGGGGATATCGAAACGCACCTTGTCCTTTCCAAGCAAGCCCCGCTGACGATCGCGATCGAGATGCCTGGGAAGAACGTTTCCGATCTCGAGCAGCTTGCCGACGTCGTGCATCGCGAATCCGATCTGGCCGCCTCGATCTCGAGCGGATCGTTCAAAACGGATGGGATGGTCGTCATTCCGTGTTCGATCAAAACGGCGTCCTCGATCGCATATTCGTTCAACGACAATCTGATCGCGCGCGCCGCGGACGTGTGTCTCAAAGAGCGCCGCAAGCTGGTGCTCGTCGTGCGCGAGACGCCGTTGCATCTCGGACACTTGCGCACGCTCACACAACTTGCAGAAATCGGCGCTATCATCTTGCCGCCGGTTCCTGGGATGTACGCACAACCGCAAAGCGTTGACGACATTCTCAATCACACGGTCGGCAAAGTGCTCGACCAGCTCGCGATCGAGAACGAGCTGTTTACGCGCTGGCGCTAG
- the ispE gene encoding 4-(cytidine 5'-diphospho)-2-C-methyl-D-erythritol kinase, translated as MLQSGAAQAPAKINLTLEIMARRADGYHRVRSVMLPIGLHDVVRWQPAERFAFVCDDGAPRDKSNLVVRAFDALEIQPALDVTLEKHIPTGGGLGGGSSDGAAILRAAASGAFGALGEKDFVKIARGLGSDVPFFLVETGALVEGTGERVTALGTLPDWWTVIVMPPVAVETAVAYSALDSKRGKRFKVASRNESPSITAVEAVQRGDFNAVIATSMNDFESVIAAREPKIAGALDALRAAGARLARLSGSGSSCFALAETEGEAKAIAERLKVPSKVRVHVAPLAPTKPWR; from the coding sequence ATGTTGCAATCCGGAGCGGCGCAAGCGCCGGCAAAGATCAATCTGACGCTCGAGATCATGGCTCGCCGCGCCGACGGTTATCACCGCGTACGAAGCGTGATGCTCCCGATCGGCTTGCACGATGTCGTGCGCTGGCAGCCGGCCGAACGGTTTGCATTTGTGTGCGACGACGGCGCGCCGCGCGATAAATCGAATCTGGTGGTACGCGCGTTCGATGCGCTCGAAATCCAGCCGGCGCTTGATGTCACCCTCGAAAAACACATTCCGACCGGCGGTGGTCTTGGCGGGGGATCGAGTGACGGCGCTGCGATTTTACGCGCCGCGGCTTCCGGCGCGTTTGGCGCGCTCGGCGAGAAAGATTTCGTCAAGATCGCGCGCGGACTGGGCTCCGACGTTCCGTTCTTTTTAGTCGAAACCGGTGCGCTCGTCGAGGGAACGGGCGAACGCGTTACGGCGCTCGGCACACTGCCCGATTGGTGGACAGTGATCGTGATGCCGCCTGTCGCCGTCGAGACGGCCGTCGCATACAGTGCGCTCGATTCCAAGCGCGGCAAGAGATTCAAAGTGGCCTCGCGCAACGAATCGCCGAGTATCACCGCAGTCGAAGCCGTGCAACGCGGCGACTTCAATGCTGTTATCGCGACGAGCATGAACGATTTCGAAAGCGTCATCGCCGCGCGCGAACCGAAGATCGCGGGTGCGCTCGATGCACTGCGCGCAGCCGGTGCACGTCTCGCGCGATTGAGCGGCAGTGGTTCGAGCTGCTTCGCACTCGCGGAAACCGAAGGCGAAGCAAAGGCAATCGCGGAGCGTCTCAAAGTTCCGAGCAAAGTGCGCGTACACGTCGCACCCCTCGCCCCAACGAAACCCTGGCGCTGA
- the pdxT gene encoding pyridoxal 5'-phosphate synthase glutaminase subunit PdxT, with translation MVGVLALQGDVSEHLSALTRAGAEAIEVKTPEDLARVAALIIPGGESTTVMKLLKRFGLEAPIKKRASDGMPLWGTCMGMIVAAHDVADLKDQPTLDLIDITVRRNAFGRQVASAEVDLSIPALGVEPFPAVFIRAPWIERAGPDVDVLASRDGHVVFVRQKNVLGSSFHPELTHDDRLHRYFVGMVPQAP, from the coding sequence ATCGTTGGCGTTCTCGCGTTGCAGGGAGATGTTTCCGAACATCTCTCAGCCTTGACGCGCGCGGGTGCGGAAGCGATAGAAGTGAAGACGCCTGAAGATCTCGCGCGCGTTGCTGCGCTCATAATTCCGGGCGGCGAGTCAACGACCGTGATGAAGCTGCTCAAGCGTTTTGGCCTGGAAGCGCCGATCAAGAAGCGCGCTTCCGACGGAATGCCGCTGTGGGGCACGTGCATGGGAATGATCGTCGCCGCGCACGACGTCGCCGATCTCAAGGATCAGCCGACGCTCGACCTGATCGACATTACGGTGCGCCGCAACGCCTTTGGGCGTCAGGTTGCCTCGGCCGAGGTCGATCTGTCCATTCCGGCGCTCGGGGTCGAGCCGTTTCCGGCCGTCTTCATTCGGGCGCCCTGGATCGAGCGTGCGGGCCCGGACGTTGACGTCCTCGCTAGCCGCGACGGCCACGTGGTCTTCGTGCGGCAAAAGAACGTCCTGGGCTCCTCGTTCCACCCCGAGCTGACCCACGACGACCGCCTCCACCGGTATTTTGTGGGGATGGTGCCGCAGGCCCCATAG
- a CDS encoding HNH endonuclease, whose product MNDVLVLNFTYEALNITTFQRAVKLIFAGKAEIVHDRDRILTSAKWELRMPSIIRMLYYIRRPMQKVALTKKNVLLRDDYTCQYCGLRGERMMTVDHVVPRSRGGPSTWENLVCACMRCNNRKNNRSPQDANMSLKRRPKTPKYIPWIQIRRNTFPGEWHKFLFLYNVSIETKLEG is encoded by the coding sequence ATGAACGACGTCCTCGTTTTAAATTTCACGTATGAGGCGCTGAACATTACGACGTTCCAGCGCGCCGTGAAATTGATCTTCGCCGGTAAGGCCGAGATCGTGCACGATCGCGACCGGATTCTCACATCAGCCAAGTGGGAATTGCGGATGCCCTCGATCATTCGGATGCTTTATTACATCCGGCGTCCGATGCAAAAGGTCGCGCTCACGAAGAAGAACGTCCTCTTACGCGACGACTACACGTGCCAATACTGCGGACTCCGCGGCGAACGCATGATGACAGTCGATCACGTTGTCCCACGCAGCCGGGGAGGACCCTCGACGTGGGAGAATCTTGTGTGTGCGTGCATGCGATGCAACAATCGCAAGAACAATCGCTCTCCCCAGGATGCCAATATGTCACTCAAGCGCCGGCCCAAGACTCCGAAGTACATCCCGTGGATCCAGATCCGGAGAAACACGTTCCCCGGCGAGTGGCATAAGTTTCTCTTCCTCTACAACGTCTCCATAGAGACGAAGCTCGAGGGATAG
- a CDS encoding ornithine cyclodeaminase family protein gives MTGVDLATGLRYFGAKEMEALTPAPQRSCELAAQALRWLASGEIEVPPKFGVHPHDFNVHAMPAYCKPLDVIAVKWVADFPLNRAKGVPTVSAMIILNDGQTGIPYAIMDGNWLTGVRTAAMTAVSLAACSHGASVMALIGTGLQARTHLSIIPIALPSLHTVRVVGRTPDAAERFVASNPVVSSRLNVEAFADIGEALSGADIVVTATNEINNPVLDPKMLHSGATVALVDNPAKEFAVLRLADRVIVDDRAPFETPEGHQRFKRGLPRINSVIGHILLGSERGRTEPDQLVVIANLGNAALDVVFADEIYKKATVS, from the coding sequence ATGACGGGCGTCGATCTAGCGACCGGTCTGCGCTATTTCGGCGCAAAGGAAATGGAAGCGTTGACGCCCGCGCCGCAGCGAAGCTGCGAGCTTGCGGCGCAAGCGCTACGCTGGCTTGCGTCTGGTGAGATCGAAGTGCCGCCGAAGTTCGGCGTGCACCCGCACGATTTCAACGTGCACGCGATGCCCGCGTATTGCAAGCCGCTCGACGTGATCGCGGTCAAGTGGGTCGCCGATTTTCCGCTCAATCGTGCTAAAGGCGTGCCCACCGTGAGCGCGATGATCATTCTGAACGACGGGCAAACCGGAATCCCGTACGCGATCATGGACGGCAATTGGCTGACCGGCGTTCGCACCGCCGCAATGACGGCGGTGTCGCTTGCAGCCTGTTCGCATGGCGCGAGCGTCATGGCGCTCATCGGCACGGGATTGCAAGCGCGCACACACCTCTCGATCATTCCGATTGCGCTTCCGTCGTTGCACACCGTGCGCGTCGTCGGCCGCACTCCGGACGCTGCAGAAAGATTCGTCGCTTCGAATCCGGTTGTATCGTCGCGCTTGAATGTCGAAGCCTTTGCCGACATCGGCGAGGCATTGAGCGGAGCCGATATCGTCGTCACGGCGACCAACGAAATCAACAACCCGGTGCTCGATCCGAAGATGCTGCACAGCGGCGCGACCGTTGCGCTCGTCGACAATCCCGCAAAAGAGTTTGCCGTGCTTCGCTTGGCGGATCGTGTCATTGTCGACGATCGTGCGCCGTTCGAGACGCCGGAAGGACACCAGCGCTTCAAACGCGGCCTACCGCGAATCAATTCGGTGATCGGTCACATCTTACTCGGCTCCGAGCGCGGTCGCACCGAACCCGATCAGCTCGTCGTCATCGCCAATCTCGGCAACGCGGCACTCGACGTCGTCTTCGCCGACGAGATTTATAAGAAAGCCACGGTCAGCTAG
- a CDS encoding PD-(D/E)XK nuclease family protein, whose product MEGLVRRCLIALLGATLDGPAKRSVRSPAFAWRVDASLAGSDPQVPADLRDAIATRLAELGITLPKEAPAKTQIDARTLRGVNDALAWIGSRDERLPERIGAAYRTQGATAREVVTTIVRELALDDGEKVLAIAAAVDAAGERLGKTWEIEDVQLAFDRELEAKPTASVPKTDAPQLAVQEPDRPLPGHRHFSASSLNLYAECPRKWYFRYLCRAVEDKPSSASAYGTAFHAALEAFHKVYPSIAAVAPRELELRLEGEINTAFETHRIHFSSEVEFRLNRLRAQRTARKYLAWLQERAKKEPFEVIGCEIKADIELDGLEFRGYIDRVDRDERSGRVTVFDYKTGSIAESAAEYRRAINDDSEFQLSYYYWAQTLAGETVRSIALVPLREAHVEVAPIELEIVPSGPPVKNDNATRGVIPVIELERARTKMVELGKMLASGTIEHFPATDDPSSCRYCVYAPSCREKPTDDTMAFAR is encoded by the coding sequence GTGGAAGGGCTCGTCCGCCGCTGCCTAATCGCGCTTCTGGGCGCGACGCTGGATGGCCCGGCGAAGCGGAGTGTCCGAAGCCCGGCTTTTGCATGGCGCGTCGACGCGTCGCTGGCCGGCAGCGATCCACAAGTCCCCGCCGACCTGCGCGACGCGATCGCGACGCGACTTGCCGAGCTTGGAATCACGCTTCCTAAGGAAGCGCCGGCGAAAACGCAGATCGATGCGCGGACGCTACGCGGCGTGAATGACGCGCTCGCCTGGATTGGCTCGCGCGACGAGCGGCTGCCCGAACGGATCGGTGCGGCGTACCGCACGCAAGGCGCGACCGCGCGCGAAGTCGTTACGACGATCGTGCGCGAGCTTGCGCTGGATGACGGCGAGAAAGTTCTCGCGATTGCAGCCGCGGTTGACGCGGCCGGCGAGCGCCTCGGAAAAACGTGGGAGATCGAGGACGTCCAGCTTGCGTTCGATCGCGAGCTGGAAGCCAAGCCTACAGCAAGCGTTCCGAAAACCGATGCGCCGCAGCTCGCCGTGCAAGAACCCGATCGACCGCTGCCCGGGCACCGGCATTTCAGCGCCTCGTCGCTGAACCTGTACGCGGAGTGCCCGCGCAAATGGTACTTCCGCTACCTCTGCCGCGCGGTTGAAGACAAGCCAAGCTCGGCCTCGGCGTATGGCACTGCATTTCACGCCGCGCTCGAAGCCTTCCATAAAGTTTATCCGTCGATTGCCGCCGTCGCTCCGCGTGAGCTCGAGCTGCGGCTCGAAGGCGAGATCAACACGGCGTTCGAGACGCATCGCATTCATTTCAGCTCCGAAGTCGAGTTTCGGCTCAACCGCCTGCGCGCGCAGCGCACCGCGCGAAAATATCTCGCGTGGCTGCAAGAGCGCGCGAAGAAAGAACCCTTCGAAGTGATCGGCTGCGAAATCAAAGCCGACATCGAGCTCGACGGCCTCGAATTCCGCGGCTACATCGACCGGGTCGATCGCGACGAACGCAGCGGTCGCGTGACCGTCTTCGATTATAAGACCGGCTCGATCGCGGAATCGGCTGCCGAATACCGGCGCGCGATCAACGACGACAGCGAATTTCAGCTCTCGTACTACTATTGGGCGCAGACGCTGGCCGGCGAGACCGTCCGGAGTATCGCGCTGGTCCCGCTGCGTGAAGCGCACGTCGAGGTCGCGCCGATCGAGCTGGAGATCGTGCCGAGCGGTCCGCCCGTGAAGAATGACAACGCGACGCGCGGCGTGATTCCCGTCATCGAGTTGGAGCGCGCGCGCACGAAGATGGTCGAGCTGGGAAAGATGCTCGCGTCGGGGACGATCGAGCATTTTCCGGCGACCGACGATCCGTCGTCGTGCCGCTACTGCGTCTACGCGCCGTCGTGCCGCGAAAAGCCGACCGACGACACGATGGCGTTCGCACGATGA
- a CDS encoding nucleotidyltransferase family protein translates to MLRTRGNRRRSKGNRGASQSSEQSARTRRTPRPNETLALNALVLAGGRRDAVCEGTGAVNKAFIPVGGVPMVTRVLKTLRTVPAIEQITVVAPTIALEDSALTLADVRRSSGERIIESVQRGLSETDPDAMMLVVTSDAPLLSTASLENFTQTLASIDADLVYSIAEKKTHEKQYPGVPHTWARMRGGVYCGGAVFGMRPRVVSALTQFLDELAAARKSPLRLARAFGWDVVLRFALGMLPISAAEARASTLLGYRVRAVVSAPDLAFNVDRKSDLALAERFLGAA, encoded by the coding sequence CTGCTTCGCACTCGCGGAAACCGAAGGCGAAGCAAAGGCAATCGCGGAGCGTCTCAAAGTTCCGAGCAAAGTGCGCGTACACGTCGCACCCCTCGCCCCAACGAAACCCTGGCGCTGAACGCGCTCGTACTTGCCGGTGGACGGCGTGACGCTGTCTGCGAAGGAACGGGGGCGGTCAACAAAGCCTTCATTCCTGTCGGCGGTGTGCCGATGGTAACGCGCGTCCTGAAGACGCTGCGGACAGTGCCTGCGATCGAGCAAATTACCGTCGTTGCGCCGACGATCGCGCTTGAGGATTCGGCGCTCACGCTTGCCGACGTACGACGCAGCTCGGGCGAGCGGATCATCGAAAGCGTGCAGCGCGGACTTTCTGAGACCGATCCCGATGCGATGATGCTCGTCGTTACGTCGGATGCGCCGCTGCTCTCAACCGCGAGTCTCGAAAACTTCACACAGACGCTCGCATCGATCGACGCGGATCTCGTCTACTCGATCGCCGAGAAGAAAACGCACGAGAAACAATACCCGGGTGTGCCACATACCTGGGCACGGATGCGCGGCGGCGTGTATTGCGGTGGAGCCGTTTTTGGGATGCGGCCGCGCGTAGTGTCGGCACTTACGCAATTCTTGGACGAGCTCGCAGCCGCGCGGAAGAGCCCGCTGCGTCTCGCACGCGCATTTGGCTGGGACGTCGTCCTGCGCTTTGCCCTGGGAATGCTTCCGATCAGCGCGGCCGAAGCCCGCGCGTCGACACTTCTCGGATATCGGGTGCGCGCGGTCGTCTCCGCGCCCGACCTCGCATTTAACGTCGACCGCAAGAGTGATCTCGCGCTTGCCGAACGCTTCTTGGGAGCCGCCTAA
- a CDS encoding cupin domain-containing protein, whose translation MLAQETTNLLQKTSIDCVMMWSRWQPDRTMNFNSFFIKGKENVLVDPVALTDDDAKVIDAEGGVAWIVLTTRDHEREAAALAQRFNAKIAAPELDVPEIKAKVDRPLREGDRIGRVTVVQLEGMKSPGEFALQLDDDATVIVGDALWGDPPGSLRTVPDAKLGDAKKAVLSLRRLWALEPKNILVGDGYCIFGGAMAALEAFLKSRSDVLIYKINLDELANWKKRKGPGRHARSQAEVGLLLGARKLGYQMFEIPPGNFATAMHMHTDEEELYVVFDGEGVIRFPFGEYPIRKGDMIAMPIGDHATHRIQNTGKAPMIVLALANNASDDSVYYPDSDKLLYSRHVKRRMVSGNGGADLDAWAGEPG comes from the coding sequence ATGTTAGCTCAAGAGACGACGAACCTTCTGCAGAAGACAAGCATCGACTGCGTGATGATGTGGTCGCGCTGGCAGCCCGATCGCACGATGAACTTCAATTCGTTCTTCATCAAGGGCAAGGAGAACGTACTGGTCGATCCGGTGGCCCTGACCGACGACGACGCGAAGGTGATCGATGCCGAAGGCGGCGTCGCCTGGATCGTGCTCACGACGCGCGATCACGAGCGCGAAGCAGCGGCGCTCGCGCAGCGCTTCAATGCAAAGATCGCGGCACCCGAGCTCGACGTGCCGGAGATCAAAGCGAAGGTTGATCGTCCGTTACGTGAAGGCGATCGCATCGGACGCGTCACCGTCGTGCAGCTTGAAGGGATGAAATCGCCGGGTGAGTTTGCGCTACAGCTCGATGACGACGCTACCGTGATCGTCGGCGACGCGCTCTGGGGTGATCCGCCTGGTTCGCTGCGAACAGTTCCGGACGCAAAGCTCGGTGATGCAAAGAAGGCCGTGCTGAGCCTGCGCCGTCTGTGGGCACTCGAGCCGAAGAATATCTTAGTTGGCGACGGTTACTGTATCTTCGGCGGCGCGATGGCGGCGCTCGAAGCCTTCTTGAAATCGCGCAGCGACGTACTGATCTACAAGATCAATCTCGACGAGCTCGCGAATTGGAAGAAGCGCAAGGGCCCCGGCCGTCACGCGCGCAGCCAAGCCGAAGTCGGACTTTTACTCGGTGCGCGCAAGCTCGGTTATCAAATGTTCGAGATTCCACCCGGCAATTTCGCGACCGCGATGCACATGCACACGGATGAAGAAGAGCTGTACGTCGTCTTCGATGGCGAGGGCGTGATCAGGTTCCCGTTCGGCGAGTATCCGATTCGCAAAGGCGATATGATTGCAATGCCGATCGGAGATCACGCAACGCATCGCATTCAGAACACCGGCAAAGCACCGATGATCGTGCTTGCACTTGCGAACAACGCATCCGACGACAGCGTCTACTATCCGGATTCCGACAAGCTGCTCTACTCACGCCACGTAAAGCGGCGCATGGTCAGCGGCAACGGCGGCGCCGATCTCGACGCCTGGGCCGGAGAACCAGGTTAA
- a CDS encoding retropepsin-like aspartic protease, producing MRRFASIVLAFGFLLASHNSSYAQTSVPTPSPTPHHLFVTDATTPQIIPSHFSKDGVLVQGTINGHNFWFLLDSGTNSLAISPRAAATAGISENGSRRFVTDMDVGALHAHNCRFGRMKGEWVRPDGTVITGLIGSAFFRSNVVMLDFQKHEVVVYPNGSFDASKIHGSAIDIGFIDQLPLVHVMFGDRRATMLFDTGDDRTLLFQSFAKDAVVGPSLSGLGVGASFFVNSPSIPGQEFQTKPISLGNFRFNMTRILIVDNEPVWMKTMFLDGLVGRDVFEAFRVTFDYAHDVVYLER from the coding sequence ATGCGCCGTTTTGCGTCGATCGTTCTTGCGTTCGGATTTTTGCTCGCATCGCACAACTCGAGCTACGCGCAGACTTCAGTACCGACGCCGTCTCCGACTCCGCATCATCTGTTTGTCACCGATGCGACGACGCCGCAAATCATTCCGTCGCATTTCAGTAAAGACGGCGTTCTCGTGCAAGGAACGATCAACGGACACAACTTCTGGTTTCTGCTCGATTCGGGGACCAACTCATTAGCTATCTCTCCGCGAGCTGCGGCAACCGCCGGCATCAGCGAAAACGGGTCCCGCCGTTTCGTCACAGATATGGACGTTGGAGCGCTGCACGCGCACAATTGCCGATTCGGCAGAATGAAGGGCGAATGGGTACGGCCGGATGGGACCGTCATCACGGGATTAATCGGCTCCGCCTTCTTTCGCTCAAACGTCGTTATGCTCGACTTTCAAAAGCACGAAGTGGTCGTGTACCCGAACGGAAGCTTCGATGCGAGCAAAATTCACGGAAGCGCCATAGACATCGGCTTTATCGATCAACTGCCTCTGGTGCACGTTATGTTCGGCGACAGGCGCGCAACGATGCTGTTTGATACCGGCGACGATCGTACGCTGCTTTTCCAGTCGTTCGCAAAGGACGCAGTTGTAGGACCCTCGCTGTCGGGATTGGGTGTCGGCGCCAGTTTCTTCGTGAATTCTCCATCTATACCGGGCCAAGAATTTCAGACGAAGCCGATCAGTCTCGGAAACTTTCGATTCAATATGACGAGAATTCTGATCGTCGATAACGAACCCGTCTGGATGAAAACGATGTTTCTCGACGGTCTCGTCGGTCGCGACGTTTTCGAAGCATTTCGCGTCACTTTCGATTACGCGCACGACGTCGTGTACCTCGAGCGATAG
- a CDS encoding FUSC family protein, with protein sequence MVRATVTLLAVVISFLAEAALCARFDAGSGPAMTAAFLALGLGRRATTRSLQATLIAIATLPLVAIAGTAFALLAHTEPIAGAALYVVAMSLAVWSRGFGERWARIGEVVAFPLLAMLIVPAAPRAPGGTLVDLGLIIAAGIVPYVMVTLLSTVALRLNLVHADHHVPRPPTERSRNISMRMAPQVVVSLSAAFALGMLVFPHHVAWVVLTAFIVSGATRGREDAAYRALARVAGAVGGTIAAAVLQYAVPADASVSWAVILICLFAGTALREFNYAYWAAAFTLVLAMLQRFGEGFSFVLLGSRIEAIIAGAICGVLAAWFVMPIPTKLVARRLVADALNALLDLFASGERPRERHHELRIFEHRIKELDNVGPALAFHRRLPTVDDDDHASEWIGLLRSTLPGVRALTTEDGALGEERRAAIERAVQLSRRALGKGSEPVAMALRRLKASVDER encoded by the coding sequence ATGGTTCGCGCAACAGTCACGCTTCTGGCGGTCGTCATTAGCTTTCTCGCGGAGGCAGCGTTGTGCGCGCGTTTCGACGCAGGCAGCGGCCCCGCCATGACCGCCGCGTTCTTGGCGCTCGGACTCGGCCGCCGTGCAACGACGCGATCGCTGCAGGCGACGCTGATCGCGATCGCGACGCTGCCGCTCGTCGCGATCGCCGGTACGGCGTTCGCCCTCCTTGCGCACACGGAACCCATCGCCGGCGCAGCCCTCTACGTCGTCGCGATGTCACTCGCCGTGTGGTCGCGCGGATTTGGCGAACGTTGGGCGCGCATCGGCGAGGTCGTTGCGTTCCCGTTGCTTGCGATGCTCATCGTCCCGGCCGCACCGCGCGCGCCTGGCGGAACGCTCGTCGATCTTGGCTTGATCATCGCGGCCGGCATCGTCCCGTACGTCATGGTCACGTTGCTGTCGACCGTCGCGCTTCGCCTGAACCTCGTTCATGCAGATCATCACGTACCGAGACCGCCGACCGAGCGTTCGCGCAACATCAGCATGCGCATGGCGCCACAAGTCGTTGTCTCACTCAGCGCCGCGTTCGCGCTTGGCATGCTTGTGTTTCCGCATCACGTCGCGTGGGTCGTGCTCACAGCGTTCATCGTTTCGGGAGCAACGCGCGGACGCGAAGACGCTGCGTATCGTGCGCTCGCGCGCGTTGCCGGCGCCGTAGGCGGCACGATCGCGGCCGCCGTACTGCAATACGCGGTTCCCGCAGACGCAAGCGTCTCGTGGGCCGTCATTCTCATTTGTTTGTTCGCCGGAACGGCACTGCGCGAGTTCAACTACGCCTACTGGGCCGCGGCATTCACGCTTGTCCTTGCGATGCTGCAGCGCTTCGGCGAAGGCTTCAGCTTCGTATTACTCGGCTCGCGCATCGAAGCAATCATTGCGGGCGCGATCTGCGGCGTGCTGGCCGCGTGGTTTGTGATGCCGATTCCAACCAAGCTCGTCGCGCGGCGTCTCGTTGCTGACGCGCTGAACGCACTCCTCGATCTCTTCGCTTCCGGGGAAAGGCCGCGCGAGCGGCATCACGAGCTTCGTATTTTCGAGCATCGGATCAAAGAGCTCGACAACGTCGGGCCGGCGCTCGCTTTTCACCGACGGCTGCCAACCGTCGATGACGACGATCACGCCTCAGAATGGATCGGCCTGCTCCGGTCGACGCTTCCGGGCGTACGCGCCCTCACGACGGAAGACGGAGCCCTGGGAGAGGAGCGCCGCGCCGCAATCGAGCGCGCCGTTCAGCTCTCGAGACGGGCACTCGGAAAGGGTTCCGAACCCGTCGCCATGGCACTGCGGCGCCTCAAGGCGTCGGTCGACGAGAGGTGA